The following coding sequences are from one Sciurus carolinensis chromosome 11, mSciCar1.2, whole genome shotgun sequence window:
- the Accs gene encoding 1-aminocyclopropane-1-carboxylate synthase-like protein 1 → MFPLPQTECREPAACLSSASALAVGPGFQDDVEGECSRIAAAQRPELCGVGEPVAMFSSDSSCLSSRGRVIKWFWDLAEEGYRTYHTDAYDEDKNPSGIINLGTSENKLCFDLLSRRLTQSDMLWVEPSLLQYPDWRGHLFLREEVAKFLSFYCKSPAPLKPENVVVLNGCASVFSALATVLCEVGEAFLIPTPYYGAITQHVYLYGNVRLAYVYLDSEVTGLDTRPFQLTVAKLEKALQGANSEGVKVKGLILINPQNPLGDIYSPGELQEFLGFAKRHKLHVIVDEVYMLSVFEASLGYRSVLSLDRLPDPQRTHVLWATSKDFGMSGLRFGTLYTENQEVATAVASLCRYHGLSGLVQYQMAQLLRDRDWINQVYLVENHARLKAAHAYVSAELRALGIPFLSRGAGFFIWLDLRKYLSEDTFEEEMQLWRRFLDNKVLLSFGKAFECKEPGWFRLVFSDKPHRLRLGMQRVRQVLEGKSQLAEEGPPCQAQRR, encoded by the exons CGGAGCTCTGTGGAGTGGGCGAGCCCGTCGCCATGTTCTCCTCGGACAGCTCCTGCCTGTCCTCTCGAGGCAGAGTCATCAAGTGGTTCTGGGACTTGGCTGAGGAGGGCTACCGGACCTACCACACGGACGCCTACGATGAGGACAAGAACCCCAGT GGCATCATTAACTTGGGCACCAGCGAGAACAAGCTCTGCTTTGACCTGCTGTCCAGGCGG ctGACTCAGAGTGACATGCTGTGGGTGGAGCCGTCCCTGCTGCAGTACCCTGACTGGAGGGGACACCTGTT CCTTCGGGAGGAAGTGGCTAAGTTCCTGTCTTTCTACTGCAAGAGCCCAGCCCCCCTCAAACCAGAGAAT GTGGTGGTCCTGAACGGCTGTGCCTCTGTCTTCTCCGCTCTGGCCACGGTGCTGTGTGAGGTGGGGG AGGCTTTCCTGATCCCCACCCCGTACTATGGGGCCATCACACAGCACGTCTATCTCTACGGCAACGTCCGGCTGGCCTATGTCTATCTGGACAGTGAG GTCACTGGGCTGGACACACGCCCCTTCCAGCTCACAGTGGCCAAGCTGGAGAAGGCCCTGCAAGGAGCGAATTCTGAG GGTGTCAAGGTCAAAGGCCTCATCCTCATCAACCCCCAGAATCCTCTGGGTGACATCTACTCCCCAGGAGAGCTGCAGGAGTTCCTGGGATTTGCCAAGAG GCACAAGCTGCACGTGATTGTGGATGAGGTCTACATGCTGTCCGTGTTCGAGGCCTCGCTCGGGTACCGCAGCGTCCTGAGCCTGGACAG GCTGCCCGACCCCCAGAGGACCCATGTACTGTGGGCCACCAGCAAG GACTTCGGGATGTCTGGGCTCCGCTTTGGCACGCTGTACACAGAAAACCAGGAGGTGGCCACCGCCGTGGCTTCCCTCTGTCGCTATCATGGCCTCAGTGGCCTGGTCCAGTACCAGATGGCACAGCTGCTCCGGGACCGTG ACTGGATCAACCAGGTGTACCTAGTGGAGAACCATGCCCGGCTCAAGGCTGCCCACGCCTATGTCTCCGCAGAGCTCAGGGCCCTGGGGATCCCCTTCCTGAGTCGGGGGGCAGGCTTCTTCATCTGGCTTGACCTGAGGAAG TACCTGAGTGAGGACACCTTTGAGGAGGAGATGCAACTCTGGCGCCGCTTTTTAGACAATAAGGTGCTGCTGTCCTTCGGCAAGGCCTTCGAGTGTAAGGAGCCCGGCTGGTTCCGCCTGGTCTTCTCGGACAAGCCCCACCGGCTTCGCCTGG GGATGCAGAGGGTTCGGCAGGTGCTTGAGGGCAAATCCCAGCTGGCGGAGGAAGGCCCCCCCTGCCAGGCCCAGCGCAGATGA